Proteins from a genomic interval of Flammeovirgaceae bacterium SG7u.111:
- a CDS encoding TonB-dependent receptor, giving the protein MKRITITQIALQLLFLFSFAVAFAQVQGKIYDNKGTSLPYTNVILMNATDSSFVKGSVTDPSGNFLINNIPNGKYFLSISSIGYRKMFTNTFFINTETKAKTFDDLSLEEEATYLEGVEVRAQKVMVEQNPEGMVVNVENSIMTKGSSALQLIERSPGVVLDQRNNTLTLNGQSGTLIMINGRPVRMSAEEITNLLKGMSADNVQKIELLTNPSAKYDADGGAGIINLVLKKNESQGTNGSASVSFGYGYGQKETVSLNLNHRTGNTNYFGTYAFSNDDTYSNWRGIGTSVMSVFDGKTAYDFKSQTEQNNKSHNLQLGMEREMSESLFAGATLMYNHSVIKNDVLNEADYWFANDPFMSAQININGQNTWDNLNATFYAEKTFSEKSKLKLDADYLYYSNNYPTVVYNEFFDENGQPFDPSNAVFVENNRGESGTDIQIGVLKMDWEKTLNDKINIETGVKGSYSETSNFAIIEEARDGEWGLDPRNKTESQIDEIIGAAYASLYYSLDSNTNITLGARYEHWTRDFGDPALDQNSGKLFPSLFINRKLTSNTSLQFVYNRRISRPSYNDLAANLTYNSPTSVLAGNPYLQPTIADNLRLSYLIKDINIALVYTHETNPIVRYQVSELKDTELAVIAPQNMTYQKNFALQTNIPLQLFSWWSVNVGGSVGIREFQLSHTKEQVVKDYFAYNTYGSNTFSLPFNITAEISGFYNSDHYYGSMKAQGFGQMNIGLKKNLKDNKGSFQFSITDVFETMQYENELGTLTEEAYNSQFNVIFRPESGDTRIYRLTYSKTFGNTKLKGKKQRQGGSNEEKSRVNKG; this is encoded by the coding sequence ATGAAACGAATAACTATCACCCAAATAGCCCTCCAACTCTTGTTCTTGTTCTCTTTTGCTGTTGCCTTTGCACAGGTCCAAGGCAAGATCTACGACAACAAAGGCACTTCTTTGCCTTATACCAACGTGATTTTGATGAACGCCACAGACTCCTCTTTTGTAAAAGGATCGGTCACTGATCCAAGTGGAAATTTCCTAATTAATAACATCCCTAACGGCAAGTATTTTCTTAGTATTTCCTCCATCGGCTACCGCAAAATGTTCACAAATACTTTCTTTATAAATACGGAAACCAAAGCTAAAACATTTGATGACTTATCCCTTGAAGAAGAAGCTACCTACCTAGAAGGAGTGGAGGTACGAGCCCAAAAAGTGATGGTAGAACAAAACCCAGAAGGAATGGTGGTGAACGTGGAAAACAGCATCATGACCAAAGGAAGCTCTGCCTTGCAATTGATAGAACGATCGCCTGGGGTAGTGCTCGACCAACGAAATAATACGCTGACTTTGAATGGGCAAAGCGGTACACTGATCATGATTAATGGTCGCCCAGTGAGGATGTCGGCAGAGGAGATCACCAACCTACTAAAAGGCATGAGTGCCGATAATGTCCAAAAAATTGAGCTACTGACCAATCCCTCCGCCAAGTACGATGCCGATGGAGGAGCGGGGATCATCAACCTTGTGCTCAAAAAAAATGAAAGCCAAGGCACAAACGGCTCGGCTTCGGTTAGCTTTGGTTATGGCTACGGACAAAAAGAAACGGTGAGCCTCAACCTTAACCACCGCACGGGCAATACCAATTACTTTGGTACCTATGCCTTTTCCAACGACGATACCTACTCCAATTGGCGAGGAATAGGCACAAGTGTCATGTCGGTTTTTGATGGAAAAACAGCGTATGATTTCAAAAGCCAAACCGAACAAAACAACAAAAGCCACAACCTTCAACTGGGCATGGAACGGGAAATGAGCGAGAGTTTGTTTGCTGGAGCTACGCTGATGTACAACCATTCGGTGATCAAAAACGATGTGCTCAACGAGGCCGACTACTGGTTTGCAAACGATCCGTTTATGAGCGCCCAAATCAATATAAATGGGCAAAATACCTGGGATAACCTCAACGCTACTTTTTATGCTGAAAAAACCTTTAGCGAGAAATCAAAGCTCAAGCTAGATGCCGATTACCTCTATTATTCAAACAATTATCCCACAGTTGTCTACAATGAATTCTTTGACGAAAATGGACAACCGTTCGATCCCTCGAATGCAGTATTTGTGGAAAACAACCGAGGGGAAAGCGGTACCGATATTCAAATTGGGGTGCTGAAAATGGACTGGGAAAAGACCTTAAACGATAAAATAAACATTGAAACTGGCGTAAAGGGCTCTTATTCTGAGACCAGTAATTTTGCCATTATAGAAGAAGCTCGGGACGGGGAATGGGGGCTAGACCCTCGCAACAAAACCGAATCGCAGATTGATGAAATAATAGGAGCTGCCTATGCCTCCCTATACTACTCGCTGGACAGCAACACCAACATTACGCTAGGCGCTAGGTACGAACACTGGACCAGAGACTTTGGCGACCCTGCACTAGACCAAAACTCTGGTAAGCTCTTCCCTTCCCTCTTCATCAATAGAAAATTAACTTCTAACACAAGCTTGCAGTTTGTGTATAACAGGAGGATTTCCCGACCAAGTTACAACGACCTTGCCGCCAACCTGACCTATAACAGTCCAACTTCAGTTCTTGCAGGAAATCCCTATTTGCAGCCTACCATAGCGGATAATCTGAGGCTGAGTTACCTGATCAAAGACATCAACATTGCCTTGGTTTATACGCACGAAACGAACCCCATCGTCAGGTATCAAGTATCTGAACTAAAAGATACCGAGTTGGCAGTAATAGCTCCGCAGAACATGACCTACCAAAAGAATTTTGCCTTGCAAACCAACATCCCTTTGCAGCTTTTTAGTTGGTGGTCGGTAAATGTGGGAGGCAGCGTAGGCATCCGAGAATTCCAGCTTTCGCACACCAAGGAACAAGTAGTGAAAGACTATTTCGCCTACAACACCTATGGGAGCAATACTTTTTCCCTCCCCTTCAACATCACCGCAGAGATCTCTGGTTTCTATAACAGCGACCACTACTACGGCAGTATGAAAGCCCAAGGTTTTGGGCAAATGAATATTGGGTTGAAAAAGAACTTGAAAGACAACAAGGGCAGCTTCCAGTTTTCGATCACCGATGTATTCGAAACTATGCAATACGAAAACGAACTAGGAACACTCACCGAAGAAGCCTACAACTCTCAATTTAATGTGATATTCAGACCAGAATCGGGCGATACAAGAATCTACAGGCTCACTTATAGCAAAACTTTTGGCAACACAAAACTGAAAGGCAAAAAGCAACGCCAAGGAGGCTCTAATGAGGAAAAATCGAGGGTAAACAAAGGATAG
- a CDS encoding zinc-binding alcohol dehydrogenase family protein, translating into MKAAVTLKAGNPDVIEVKEVPKPDVKSGWVLIQVKAFGLNRSELFTRRGDSPGVDFPRIQGIECVGIVENDPSGTYPKGQQVAAIMGGMGRFFDGGYAEYSLVPLEIVFPFTSSLPWSTLGAIPEMFQTVSGSLNQALEIEKGEKLLIRGGTSSIGMLACQLAKAKGLTVVSTTRNPAKEEALLANGADHVLIDDGTVAPKLRALFPEGVDKVLELIGTRTLKDSLKCIGYKGMVCMTGILGNEWTMSDFSPMGDIPSLGRLTVYMGESKNLSKELLQEFIDEVANGQVSLNIDKVFTLSEVAEAHQYMEDNKAKGKVVVEV; encoded by the coding sequence ATGAAAGCAGCAGTTACCCTAAAGGCGGGAAACCCCGACGTAATTGAAGTAAAAGAAGTACCCAAGCCTGACGTGAAATCAGGTTGGGTGCTTATTCAGGTGAAGGCCTTTGGTTTGAACCGTTCCGAGTTATTTACCCGCCGTGGCGATTCGCCCGGTGTGGACTTTCCCCGAATCCAAGGGATAGAATGTGTGGGAATAGTGGAAAATGACCCTTCTGGCACTTACCCAAAAGGTCAGCAAGTGGCGGCGATTATGGGTGGTATGGGGCGCTTTTTTGACGGTGGCTATGCCGAGTACAGCCTTGTTCCTTTGGAGATCGTTTTTCCATTTACCAGCTCGTTGCCTTGGTCTACCTTAGGGGCAATCCCTGAAATGTTTCAAACTGTTTCGGGTTCGCTCAATCAAGCTTTGGAAATTGAGAAAGGAGAAAAATTGCTCATTAGGGGCGGGACTTCTTCCATAGGAATGTTGGCTTGCCAGTTGGCAAAAGCCAAGGGCTTGACCGTGGTTTCCACCACGAGAAACCCAGCCAAAGAAGAAGCGCTGCTTGCCAATGGGGCAGACCATGTGCTCATCGACGATGGAACTGTTGCGCCAAAACTGCGCGCCTTATTTCCCGAGGGAGTGGACAAAGTGTTGGAGCTAATAGGCACACGCACGCTGAAAGATTCCCTCAAGTGCATCGGCTACAAAGGCATGGTGTGCATGACAGGCATCTTGGGCAATGAATGGACCATGTCGGACTTTAGCCCCATGGGCGATATTCCATCTTTGGGCAGGCTTACCGTCTACATGGGCGAATCGAAAAACCTTTCAAAAGAGTTGCTCCAAGAGTTCATTGACGAAGTGGCGAATGGTCAAGTAAGCCTGAACATAGATAAGGTTTTTACCCTCTCTGAAGTAGCAGAAGCACATCAGTACATGGAAGATAACAAGGCAAAAGGGAAGGTAGTGGTGGAGGTTTAG
- a CDS encoding DUF2911 domain-containing protein, translating to MKRNSITISSMLVALFCFVGFAQAQDAYETKVLKGDIPSPKKEMKAMVGDATVTVVYGSPSVKGREVWGGLVPYDKVWRAGANEATTIELSKDVKVEGKTLAAGKYSFFTIPGETEWTIIFNSEPKQWGAYKHNADKDVLKVTVSPKAVGESSETLEYVMDGDALVLKWEKLTVPIKLM from the coding sequence ATGAAACGTAATTCGATTACTATTAGCAGTATGCTTGTTGCCTTGTTTTGCTTTGTCGGTTTTGCCCAAGCGCAAGATGCTTATGAAACAAAAGTATTGAAAGGAGATATCCCTAGCCCTAAAAAGGAGATGAAAGCCATGGTGGGTGATGCTACCGTAACAGTGGTTTACGGAAGCCCATCGGTGAAAGGAAGAGAAGTGTGGGGAGGCTTGGTTCCTTACGACAAAGTTTGGAGAGCTGGTGCCAACGAAGCTACGACCATTGAACTTTCGAAAGACGTGAAAGTAGAAGGGAAAACGCTAGCAGCTGGAAAATACAGCTTTTTCACTATCCCTGGAGAAACTGAGTGGACAATCATTTTTAACTCAGAGCCTAAGCAGTGGGGTGCTTACAAGCACAATGCCGACAAAGATGTATTGAAAGTAACAGTGAGCCCTAAGGCTGTGGGCGAAAGCTCCGAAACATTGGAATATGTTATGGATGGCGATGCATTGGTGTTGAAATGGGAAAAACTTACTGTTCCCATCAAGCTTATGTAA
- a CDS encoding VOC family protein has translation MTMKLNAGIITEKLQETKKFYTETLEFGITFENDFYLLMHTPNRQAELSFLLPNHPSQKALFQPAFGGRGVYLTIEVEDVDALYEEIKSKGTEIKIELRDEPWGDRHFAITDPNGVAIDLVRYQPQEG, from the coding sequence ATGACGATGAAACTAAATGCTGGAATTATCACCGAAAAACTGCAAGAAACCAAAAAGTTCTACACAGAAACGCTGGAATTTGGCATCACCTTCGAAAATGATTTTTACTTGCTCATGCACACACCAAATAGGCAGGCGGAACTCTCATTTCTCTTGCCCAACCACCCAAGCCAAAAAGCCTTGTTCCAACCAGCTTTTGGTGGAAGAGGCGTTTACCTCACCATTGAAGTAGAAGATGTAGACGCGCTTTACGAGGAAATAAAAAGCAAGGGAACGGAAATAAAGATTGAGCTAAGGGATGAGCCTTGGGGGGATAGGCATTTTGCCATAACTGATCCCAATGGGGTAGCCATTGACTTGGTGCGCTACCAGCCGCAAGAAGGGTAG
- a CDS encoding helix-turn-helix domain-containing protein, with translation MDKLFTSIKNQFSPIQPTVGSTGGNVTYVEATPAIGLSNLVHCYWELKTGQPLSQSFVYRVVADGCIDLLWETANPSDNFIIGFSNSYTEFPLNNSFHYFGLRFLPSAFPILFGVAASELTDRFAFLEEVLPSLSKEIAEVADGVQTLGELKPKLDAYLLKVLGNSDLVLDPRFGHAVSLILQSKGLVKVQEELDTGISPRQLRRLFSFYIGESPKTFAKIVRFQQFLNAKPSKESLRKNKVFYDAGYYDHAHFVKEFKHMYGETPSSALH, from the coding sequence ATGGACAAACTATTCACCTCTATCAAAAATCAGTTTTCCCCCATCCAGCCTACGGTGGGGAGCACGGGCGGAAATGTGACCTATGTGGAAGCTACTCCAGCAATTGGGCTTTCCAATTTGGTGCATTGCTATTGGGAATTGAAAACAGGACAGCCTCTTTCCCAGTCTTTTGTGTACCGAGTAGTAGCCGATGGCTGCATTGACCTGCTTTGGGAAACAGCCAACCCTTCCGATAACTTCATCATCGGGTTTTCAAATTCCTACACCGAATTTCCTCTAAACAATTCATTCCACTATTTCGGCTTGCGCTTTTTGCCCTCTGCTTTCCCCATCCTCTTCGGAGTTGCGGCTTCAGAACTCACCGATCGCTTTGCCTTTTTGGAGGAGGTGTTGCCAAGTTTGTCCAAAGAGATTGCTGAAGTAGCCGATGGTGTTCAAACGTTGGGTGAGCTGAAACCTAAGCTAGATGCCTATTTGCTAAAAGTGTTGGGCAATTCAGATTTAGTGTTGGATCCAAGGTTTGGCCATGCAGTTAGTTTGATTTTACAATCGAAAGGGCTGGTGAAAGTGCAAGAAGAACTTGATACGGGGATAAGCCCAAGGCAGCTAAGGCGCTTGTTCAGCTTTTACATTGGTGAGTCACCAAAAACCTTTGCCAAAATTGTTCGTTTTCAACAGTTTTTGAATGCAAAACCTTCAAAAGAAAGTTTGAGGAAAAACAAGGTCTTTTACGATGCGGGCTATTACGATCATGCCCATTTTGTAAAAGAATTCAAGCATATGTATGGGGAAACTCCCAGCTCGGCACTTCATTGA
- a CDS encoding helix-turn-helix transcriptional regulator — protein sequence MKGYYLGEFEEIVLLTVCGLQEGAYGNAVKEEINRCSHRQVGLSAIHAALYRMERKGYLTSQKGEPTKERGGKRKKYFSITPFGVKALKMAEETRQELRSAIPKIIWQV from the coding sequence ATGAAAGGATATTACCTAGGAGAGTTTGAAGAAATTGTGTTGCTCACGGTTTGTGGCTTGCAAGAGGGCGCCTATGGCAATGCGGTAAAAGAAGAGATAAACCGCTGCTCGCACAGGCAAGTGGGGCTGAGCGCAATCCATGCGGCACTGTACCGAATGGAGCGCAAGGGCTACCTCACTTCGCAAAAGGGAGAGCCTACCAAAGAGCGTGGCGGAAAACGAAAGAAATATTTCTCGATCACTCCCTTTGGGGTGAAAGCCTTAAAAATGGCGGAAGAAACCCGACAAGAACTTAGAAGTGCTATTCCTAAAATCATCTGGCAGGTATGA